The window aactgagctatttttagtgccagaggctgaAAGGAGCCACTATAAGCACCAGAGTCGACCATGGttcaatcaatcaagccatggctgcaggaggggaagagtggggggggggagggggagaagggagaggcagaggggagggagaagagaagcagatggttgcttctcctgtgtgccctgactggaaatcaaacccgagacttccacacactgggttgacactaccgctgagccaactgaccatgGCCATACCCCCATCTTatggcatcattttctcttgtgcttgatttaatcttacattgttttgtacagtaacatgctgtacaggcttgtagTCTAGGAACAATAGGCTAGATCACGTGGCCAGGAtgtgtagtaggctataccatctagaATTGTGTAAGTATACTCTATGATGTTTGTACAATGATGAAATTGCCTAATGATGATGATGAACTTATAGTTTATCTGTACtataaaatgctgtggtacattggaaaaaatcagaaatgtcTTTTATAAACTGACATAGAAAGATGTCAAACTATGTTTTCAGATGAGGAATGAAAATCCAGAATAAATATGTATGGTGTAACCTCAGTTATCTAAAAAAGATAGGAGGAGATGCAAAACAGTCACACTAgtgtggccataaaaaaaatctggccctgactagatagctgagttggttagagtgtcgtcttgATACgctaaggttgtaggttcgatccctggtcagggcacatacaagaatcaactaatgagtgcagaaataagtgaaacaacaaattgctgtctctctctctttctctctttctcttcctctctctctttctctctctctcagtcaataaaagttttttgttttttttaaaaatctggctgCAACATCAATTACATTCCAAGACCAAGTACGtattaacattatttaattttaattctctgtTTATGTAGCCTAGAGAGCTTTATAATCTCCCATATTCTTGGGAACCTGGGGAGGCGGGAAATTACTTTTACCcattaaaagttttattcttgGGGTTAAATTTAAACAATGGGTACATTTAAGGCAGCAATCAAGCACAGATAAAAGAGTATGGAGGCAAGGAACAGGGAGGGGGCTGAATAGAGTTGGAGGAGGACCCAGGGTCCAGAACGTGGGCAGAAAGGGTCGAATTCATGGGCGAAAGGATTAGCAGTTGTGGAGTGTGCAAAcagcccccccccttcctctaaACAGCTCATCCAGATGCAGCGCCACTTTCTGCCTTACTGCTCTGCAGGAAGAGAAGGTTCCGATGGTCTGATTATCCCTGAGCCCAGCAAACCACCTTGCTCTGTCTGGCATTCCCAGCATCTGTCCTGCCTGCTAGGAATAGGTGCCAGGCAGGAGTGACAAAGAGTGggacttttttcttttggtgttttCCTGCAGCTGCATGCAGTGAATAGCTTTCCAATAAGAGCCTTGGTTTGGCGCTGAGGTCTCTAACTCCTAGGGGACATCAGGCAGGGAAGAGGCCTGCTTAAATATAAGAAGTGCAAAAACAGGTGCTGGTAAATTGGTTTGGTTAAGCTtagcccccctttttttgttaattgattttagagagaggaagggagacagagataagagaaacatcaatttgttgtttcacttatttatgcactcagtggttgattcttgtatgtgccctgaccagggatcaaacctgcaaccttggtgtatcacagtgatgctctaaccaactgagctacccatgcAGGGCTGCTTAGCCCTTTCCTTAAGCTGCTTGCTCGTTCATTCTTGCATTTATTCACTTACTCATTCTTTTAACCCATGTTGATTGAGTCCTGCCCTGCACTCCCAGTTGGTATTGTGCTTTTCACTCATTGAACAGTGATAGTATATCTCTGTTAGTGTTGCTGAGTGTGTCAggaaattaattaattcattataaatgaatttattttaattcacatATTCCATTTGCCTCTTGGTTATTCTCTGGTAGCCCTGTCTATGTGCGCTCACGCGTGCGCACATGCATGTTACACTTGCCAAAAACGTTTCTCAAGAACTGGAATTGCAATATGCTGTCCACCACAATCACTCATTCGAGCCTCTTTTATTTGTAGGTTGACTCACAGGATGATGCCACATGCTTTGTGGATAGTGTGGGTCCTGGGGGCCATAATCAGCCTGACCAAGGAAGGGGCCCCTGATCAGTTTTCTCTGACTTGTGACCACACTGGTGTCTGCGATGGCCACTCCAGATCTTTAAACTCCATCCCCTCAGGGATCCCGGCAACTGTGAAAAGCCTTGACCTGTCCAACAACAAGATCACCTATATCAGCAAGAGTGACCTGCAGCTGTGTGCGAGCCTGCAAGCTCTGAGCCTGGGATCCAACCAAATTAACACAATAGAGGAAGAGTCCTTGGACTCCCTGGGGAGTCTTGAACATTTGAACTTATCTTATAATAACTTAGCTAATTTATCACCCTCCTGGTTCAGGCCCCTGGCTTCCTTGAAATCCTTAAACTTACTGGGAAATCCTTATAAAACACTTGGGAAAACACCTCTTTTTTCTCATCTCACCAACTTGCGAATCCTGAGAGTAGGAAGCAAGAACGACTTCACTGAAATTCAGGATAAGGATTTTGCTGGGCTGACTTTTCTTGAGGAACTTGAAATTGATGCTTCAAGTCTCCAGAGGTATGGGCCGAAGAGTTTGAAGTCAATGGAGAACATCAGTCATCTGATCCTTCATATGAGGCAGCCTGTTTTCCTGCCGGAGATTTTTGTAGATGTTGTAAGTTCCCTGGGATATTTGGAACTGAGGGATACTTACTTGAACACTTTCCATTTTTCAAAAGTActcatcaatgaaaccaagacaaTTAAAAAGTTGGCATTTAAAAATGTGGAAGTCACGGATAAAAGCTTCAGTGAAGTTATGAAACTGTTGGACTATGTTTCTGGAACGTTAGACGTGGCGTTTGACGACTGTACGTTCAATGGGGTTGGTGATTTTCAAATAATTGAAGACATAAGTAATGTTGAGACATTAACAGTACGGAGGTTGATGGTCCCACAGTTTTACTCATTTTATGATCTgagtaatttttatccttttgtaGGAAGAGTTAAAAGAATCACAATAGAAAACAGTAAGGTTTTTCTGGTTCCTTGTTCACTTTCACAACATTTAAAATCATTAGAATATTTGGATCTCACTGGCAATATACTAGTTGAAAACTTACTGAAAAACTCAGCCTGTGAGTATGCCTGGCCCTCCTTACACACCTTAATTTTAAGGCAAAATCATTTGAAATCGTTAGAAGAAACTGGAAGAATTTTGCTTACTCTGAAAAATCTGACTAACCTTGATATCAGTAAGAATAATTTCCATCCTATATCGAAGACCTGTCAGTGGCCAGTAAAGATGAAATATTTGAACTTATCCAGCACGAGAATAGATAGTTTAACTGAATGCATTCCTCGGACGCTGGAAATTTTAGATATTAGCAACAACAATCTCAATTCCTTTTCTTTGACTATGCCACAACTCAAGGAACTTTATATTTCCAGAAATAAATTGAAGACGCTACCAGATGCCTCCTGCTTACCCTCGTTGCTAGTCATGAGAATCAGCAGAAATACAATAACTACTTTCTCTAAGGAGCAGTTTGATTCTTTTCAAAAACTGAAGACTTTGGAAGCTGGTGGGAACAATTTCATTTGTTCCTGTGAATTCCTGTCTTTCACTCAGAAGCAGCAAGCACTGTCCCAGATCCTGATCGACTGGCCAGAAAATTACCTGTGTGATTCTCCATCCCACGTGCGGGGCCAGAGGGTTCAGGACACTCGTCTCTCGGTTTCTGAGTGCCACAAGGTGGCGCTAGTGTCTGCCGTGTGTTGTGTCCTTTTCCTGTTGATCCTGCTCACTGGGGTTCTGTGCCGTCATTTCCATGGACTGTGGTACATGAAAATGATGTGGGCCTGGCTCCAGGCCAAACGGAAGCCCAAGAGAGCTCCTCAGAGGGAACTCTGTTATGACGCCTTTGTGTCTTACAGTGAACTGGACTCCCACTGGGTGGAAAACCTTATGGTCCAGGAGCTGGAGCACTTCGACCCTCCCTTTAAGTTGTGTCTTCATAAGCGGGACTTTGTTCCTGGCAAGTGGATTATTGACAATATCATCGACTCCATCGAAAAGAGCCACAAGACCATCTTTGTGCTTTCTGAAAACTTTGTGAAGAGCGAGTGGTGCAAGTACGAACTGGACTTCTCCCATTTCCGTCTCTTCGATGAGAACAACGATGCTGCCATTCTCATTCTCCTGGAGCCCATTGAGAAGAGGGCCATCCCTCAGCGTTTCTGTAAGCTGAGGAAGATCATGAACACCAGGACCTACCTGGAGTGGCCTGCTGATGAAACGCAGCACGAAGGGTTTTGGTTAAATTTGAGAACTGCAATAAAGTCCTAGGTTCCTTCACTAAAGGTCTGTCTTGGTCTGGTGGTGGTCTTTCTATCATTAGTTGTAACTAAGTCCATTCTGACCCAAGTATATGTAAACCATGTAAGGGCTTGCTTACTAAAACTGTTCAAGTTTTATCTAGAGTCTTGTTTTATAAAAACTTCTaccagattatttttttctttgaggggaggagagatagtgaggcagactcctgcttgcaccctgatcaggatccacccaggaacccagtctggggatgatgctcaagtatcgagctattttcagtgcctgagaccgATGTTCTCCAAAATATTTGATACACAATAATGTAAAAGATGGATACTAATAccgtatgttcatttttattatctaGGTTTAATAATACATCATCAGAGCCCCAGGGCATGCTCGAACCAGTTAGCCACAGGTTgtaggagggaaaaagggagagaaagggagagggagagggagaggcagataATCattactcctgtgtgccctgactgaggatttaatccaggacatccacacgccaagctgacactctactgctgaacctaGAACccagattaattttatttttagatttttaaaatttatttattgatttttggagagaagggacagagagaggaaaaaatagagggagaatgagaaagaggggggggagaagtggaaagcatctgcttgtagtagttgcttcctgtatgtgccttgaccaggcaaacccagggatttgaaccggcaattTCCACGTTCCAGggccatgctttatccactgcgccaccacaggtcaggccagagcccagattttttgaaaaatggtttttctttattctaggaGATAATCATGATCTAAGTCCATTGCTGATATCTGAATTATCTGTAGCAAATGGTTTAGTTCATTAGAAAATAGCACAGATGACCAGAAGATTTCAAATGAATGTGCAGTCCGCTTTCTGCTAGCAGACTCCGTGCCTGTAGAGGGCGCTTGCTATCCCGCTGAGCTGTCTCCTCTCCATCCTGCTGCTCTTGAGATTAAAAAGGCAAAATGTTTGGGTCACTCAGCCCCAATCTTCCTCTTCCTAGACAAAAGTGTTGTGTGTCCGCATCAAATTTGACAGGATACAAAATGCCTAAAAACGGGTGTGTTTTCATGTGAATTGGGTCTGTCTGTCTGGGTGTTTAATCAGTTTCTCTAGCCATAATTACTTGAGTGAGGTACATAACACAAGATACAATAAATTACGTTTCTCAATGAAAATCAAACtaataaagtaaacaaaatactCAGTGTAGAAGAATTGGAAAGAAGCCTTCCATATCCCCGACTCACCTTCCTCCAGTCTTGAGCTGTCTGTGAAGTTCTCATTCGTATCTTGTTCCCGGCTCCCAGTCCCTGCCCTCCAGTCCGCCTCCCCTGCGGCAGCgtgctttcttcttctttgagaCATCTTCTTCTGATTCTAAAAAGgctttcctttttacttttcttctggAAATTTATACTAGTACCTGTGagctaaatacatttttaaacacaTATAAGCCTAGAGGTTCCTCATAATgactaaaaaatatttgatacaCAACAATGTAAAAGATGGATATGACTTccatatgttaatttttattgtcTAGATTTAATAATACATTACATTTAATGCAATAAATGCTATTGACTGATTTGGCGTGACTTCTTACGCTGGAAaccacatgtgaaaaagcaagtGAACTTCCTCTGACCCTGCTCAGTGCTTAGTCAGAATTGGGTCTGTGTAGTTagttgggctctggagtcagaaagACCTGGGTTAATAGATATGTGTCTTATGGAAAATTACTTAACTTGACCTAAAATAGTTTCCTGTCCTTAAAATACAGATAATACTATCAAGATCGTAGGGTATTATCTAGATATTAATGTCCAGCAATGTAACTAAACCATGGGGCACATGCTCCTTGGTTACCATTCTGTCTGGAGGGTGTGGAGGGCAAGAAGACCAAGTCTGatgctacaaggatcctgcctgcccacaacttgcccccaacacacattaatatcacctgggcgagagtaatggcgtggtaggaagcgataccgataaatctcccccaaaactcaacaagatcttcaaccagaaacagaaaaacctatccttggagcctccagatgtttcgcaatacacccgaaggtatggtcgagcgaaaaattggttaaatatataatcaaaccccgaaggaaatagggagtaagaaatgctccacagtcctcactaacctaaacagagcggctttcactgggaactgagaatatagaaactgaggcgggcaaagggggtgaatagatccaggccgtggcacaaaaggccaaaccaggctgtggcacagagatccaagctgaggaaaaactgttcctgtggcaacctgggcaatacaagctaacactcacgccaaacccagacagagaaagacaagcagggcagccattttccctgatctacTGGttggcacgcgcagatagtgggcgagagattccttccaaagccccaagagtgtgcgcccgtgttgtcccacagagaggcagagtcagaggcttttgtgtgggccgaaagcagaatctccgggctgccccagcaccctgggaaagccgcgcacggagagggagtgagaactaattccaatgctggaacttttccgtgcgggagggggattcactcagagggtgaggcagctggcctgatatcctggttggcgcacacggagagtgggcaagagattcctcccagcacctcaggagtgggcgcccgtgttaccccacagaggggcagagtcagaggcctctgtgtgggctgaaagcggaatctccgggccaccccagcgccctgggaaagctgcgcatggggacggagcgagagccaattccaatgctggaacttttccaagCGGGCGGgcttttcactcagagggtgaggcggcaaGCCTGATATcttggtctgcgcgcgcagatagtgggcgagagattcctccaagtgcctcggcagtgcgcgcccgtgttatcccacagagtggcagagccagaggactttgagtgggcggaagccccgcctgattatgctagcagctctgactgactgagccttacccagagccctgtgctgagtgggaatagagtggggagttgccagctctttgagcctcttactatccaggcagaggcagcagcaaccccatagctggattatcaggctactaattgaggaaggaaagactaggagaaaggctccaggaacacggactctctcactgtcggagcctataaatgctaatgagcctcaactgccaacgagactgaagcacaatacacgacatcgccatagagacttatcaactgcaaacctctacctgagcgtgccaaaggggcagaacccgaggtacagagtcaccgaccaggaagagggagagaaaagaaaaagcaagaagataacctctcaaaatcaagaataatacgcagactttatagcctatcccattttattatatttgtttgtttgtttctcttatcttccttcttgatattttttattcctcctccaatttggtcatttaactctctgccggtcatactctttcctttccttgaactacactacccataagtgttacatctcccattatcttttctttcctcttcctttctctctatgagggttgcactccaaaacccttaactctctctctctctctctctcctcttttttattttttcttcttttagtggttccctcttttttctctctctctctctttcttttctccctctatattagtttcttcctttctcctttacgtctcctctcattcaaacctcaataacgaacaatatcttatctgggactcaaacttatgtttgtggcattttagggggtttttacttcacctttttaacacactagcagtgctcccatccctggctctccattttatctagttcttgttccactaaatacaatagtaattttttaatttgtccccccattttcctgtttccctcttattcctctcatcataactcttagtcaaccaacacctaaaagaaaatcattttattcttgacccaattatttttcttatttgctttttgtgggtccatacgcccttttttttttgcccctttattacttctccccaattcaggccctccattacaggcattgtttgttctatttagtacaatataattcacagttcaccacaaaattttcccaagaaagaggggagaggagaggagagaaaaaaaggagggggggaataatttcctttttttttttttctaaatttttattttatttttctttattacattattaattttttttaaaaaaaaccaacaactcttttcaatttttttaactttttattctttattaaatctcattaatactatcaacaaaaccaccctcagatgccattaaggaagagaaaatcgaatatcatggatacaaaagaaagagaggtaacacagctagatgaggaaaaatctatggagaaaaaatttaatatattggaaaccttggagctaaatgacagagaatttaagatagaaatcctaaaaatcctccaagatatacaagaaaacacagaaaggcaatttagggagctcagaaaacaactcaatgaacacaaagaatatatttccaaggaaattgaaactataaaaacaaatcaaacagagatgaaaaactcaattcacgagctgaaaaacaaggtaacaagcttagctaatagaacaggccagatagaagagaggattagtgaaatagaagacaagcaacttgaggcacaacagagagaagaaagagactcaaaaatttaaaaaaatgagatagccctacaagaattatctgactccatcaaaaagaataacataagaataataggtatatcagagggagaagagagagaaaatggaatggagaacatactcaaacgaataatagatgagaacttcccaagccggtggaaagaactaaagcctcaaattcaagaagcaaacagaactctgagttttcttaaccccaacaaacctactccaaggcatatcataatgaaattggcataaaccaacggcaaagaaaaaattctcaaggcagccagagaaaagaagaatacaacatataaaggaagacccattagattatcatcagatttctcagcagaaactctacaagctagaagagagtggaccccaatatttaaagtcctgaaagagaggaacttccagccatgaatactatacccatcaaagctatcctttaaatatgaaggagaaataaaaacattcacagatacagaaaagatgagggaatttatcatcagaaaacccccactccaggaattactaaaaggggttctccaatcagatacaaagaacaaaaaaaacaaaacaaagccacaagtaaaagctccaagaagaacacaataaaaccaaatttaaactgtgacaacaacaaaaagaaagagggggagaggatggagattaacagtagcaaaggacgatggagtgcaaaagtactcacaaaatagtgcgctacaatgaacagggtaggaacccttttcattacttaaaggtaaccaccattgaaaaaaccaccacagaagcacatgagataaaaaagatagcaacagaggaaagatgtatgaaatacaaccaaataaaaacaaaagatagaaaaacgaaagagaaggatcaaacaagacacaaaactaacagaaagcaatttataaaatggcaatagggaactcacaagtgacaataattacaataaatgtaaatggattaaactcaccaataaaaaggcacagagtagcagaatggattaaaaaagaaaatccaactgtatgctgcctacaggaaactcatctaagtaacaagaataaaaacaaattcaaagtgaaaggctggaaaacaatactctaagcaaataacatccaaaaaaaagcaggcgtagcaatactcatatctgataatgctgactacaagacagcaaaagtactcagagacaaaaatggccatttcataatggctaaggggacactgaatcaagaagacataacaattcttaatatatatgcaccaaaccaaggagcaccaaaatatataagacagctacttattgaccttaaaacaaaaactggcaaaaatacaatcatacttggagacctcaatacaccgctgatggctctagatcggtcatccaaacagagaatcaacaaagatatagtggccttaaacaaaacactagagcacctggatgtgatagacatctacaggacatttcatcccaaagtgactgtgtatacatttttctccagtgtacatggatcattctcaagaattgaccatatgttgggccacaaaaacaacatcagcaaattcagaaaaatcgaagttgtactaagcatattttctgatcataaagctttgaaactagaattcaactgcaaaaaagaagaaaaaaatcccacaaaaatgtggaaactaaacaacatacttttaaaaaatgaatgggtcaaagaagaaataagtgcagagatcaaaagatatatacagactaatgaaaatgacaatacgacatatcagaatctatgggatgcagcaaaagcagggataagagggaacttcatatcacttcaggcatatatgaacaaacaagagagagcccaagtgaaccacttaacttcacaccttaaagaactagaaaaagaagaacaaagacaacgcaaaaccagccgaagaaaggagataataaaagtcagagcagaaataaatgaaatagagaacagaaaaactatagaaaaaattaacagaacaaggagctggttctttgaaaagatcaacaaaattgacaaacccttggcaagacttaccaaggaaaaaagagaaagaactcatataaacaaaatccaaaatgaaagaggagaaatcaccacagacaccataggtatacagagaattattgtagaatactatgaaaaaaactttatgccactaaattcaacaacctagaagaaatggataaattcttagaacaatacaaccttcctagactgagtcaagaagaagcagaaagcctaaacagacctattagtagagaagaaatagaaaaaaccattaaaaacctccccaaaaataaaagtccaggccctgatggctataccagcgaattttgtcaaacattcaaagaagacttggttcctattctactgaaagtcttccaaaaaattgaagaagaagcaatacttccaaacacattttatgaggccaacataaccctcataccaaaaccaggcaaggatggcacaaaaaaagaaaactacagaccaatatctctaatgaatacagatgctaaaatactaaacaaaatactagcaaatctaatacaacaacatattaaaaagataatacatcatgatcaagtgggattcatcccagaatctgaaggatggttcaacatacgtaaaacggttaacgtaatataccatatcaacaaaacaaagaacaaaaaccacatgatcttatcaatagatgcagaaaaggctttcgataaaatacaacacaattttatgtttaagactctcaacaaaatgggtatagaaggaaaatatctcaacatgataaaggccatatatgataaaccatcagctaacatcatattaaatggcactaaagtGAAGGctctcccccttaaatcaggaaaaagacagggttgtccactctcttcactcttatttaatgttgtactagaggttctagccagagcaatcagacaagacaaagaaataaaaggcatccatatcggaaaagaagaaataaaggtatcactttttgcagatgatatgatcctatacatcgaaaatcccaaagaatccacaaaaagactactagaaacaataagccaatacagtaaggtcgcaggatacaaaattaacatacagaagtcaatagcctttctatatgccaacaatgaaacatttgagaatgaactcaaaagaacaatccccttcacgattgcaacaacaacaacaacaaaaaacttaggaataaacataacaaagaatgtaaaggacttatataatgaaaactataaaccattgttaagggaaattgaaaaagatataatgagatggaagaatataccttgttcttggttaggaagaataaatataatcaagatggccatattacccaaagcaatatacaaatttaatgcaattcccatcaaaattccaatgacattttttaaagaaatggagcaaaaaatcatcagatttatatggaactataaaaaaccccgaatagccaaagcaatcctaaagaaaaagaatgaagctgggggcattacaatacctgacttcaaactctattatagggccacgacaatcaaaacagcatgatattggcagaaaaatagacactcagaccaatggaacagaatagaaaacccagaaataaaaccacatatatatggtcaaataatttttgatagaggggccaagaacacacaatggagaaaagaaagcctcttcaataaatggtgctgggaaaactggaaagccacatgcaaaagaatgaaacttgactacagtttgtccccctgtactaaaattaactcaaaatggatcaaagatctaaacataagacctgaaacaattaagtgcatagaagaagacataggtactaaactcatggacctgggttttaaagagcattttatgaatttgactccaatggcaagagaagtgaaggcaaaaattaatgaatgggactacatcagactaaaaagtttttgctcagcaagagaaactgataacaaaataaacagacagccaactaaatgggaaatgatattttcaaacaacagctcagataagggcctaatatccaaaatatacaaagaactcataaaactcaacaacaaagaaacaaacaatccaataaaaaaatgggaagaggacatgaacagacacttctcccaggaagaaatacaaatggccaacagatatatgaaaagatgctcatcttcattagttattagagaaatgcaaatcaaaactgcaatgagataccacctcacacctgttagatttgctattattaacaagacaggtaataacaaatgttggagaggctgtggagaaaaaggaaccctcatacactgttggtgggaatgtaaagtagtacaaccattatggaagaaagtatggtggttcctccaaaaactgaaaatagaattaccttatgacccagcaatc is drawn from Saccopteryx leptura isolate mSacLep1 chromosome 1, mSacLep1_pri_phased_curated, whole genome shotgun sequence and contains these coding sequences:
- the TLR2 gene encoding toll-like receptor 2, with product MMPHALWIVWVLGAIISLTKEGAPDQFSLTCDHTGVCDGHSRSLNSIPSGIPATVKSLDLSNNKITYISKSDLQLCASLQALSLGSNQINTIEEESLDSLGSLEHLNLSYNNLANLSPSWFRPLASLKSLNLLGNPYKTLGKTPLFSHLTNLRILRVGSKNDFTEIQDKDFAGLTFLEELEIDASSLQRYGPKSLKSMENISHLILHMRQPVFLPEIFVDVVSSLGYLELRDTYLNTFHFSKVLINETKTIKKLAFKNVEVTDKSFSEVMKLLDYVSGTLDVAFDDCTFNGVGDFQIIEDISNVETLTVRRLMVPQFYSFYDLSNFYPFVGRVKRITIENSKVFLVPCSLSQHLKSLEYLDLTGNILVENLLKNSACEYAWPSLHTLILRQNHLKSLEETGRILLTLKNLTNLDISKNNFHPISKTCQWPVKMKYLNLSSTRIDSLTECIPRTLEILDISNNNLNSFSLTMPQLKELYISRNKLKTLPDASCLPSLLVMRISRNTITTFSKEQFDSFQKLKTLEAGGNNFICSCEFLSFTQKQQALSQILIDWPENYLCDSPSHVRGQRVQDTRLSVSECHKVALVSAVCCVLFLLILLTGVLCRHFHGLWYMKMMWAWLQAKRKPKRAPQRELCYDAFVSYSELDSHWVENLMVQELEHFDPPFKLCLHKRDFVPGKWIIDNIIDSIEKSHKTIFVLSENFVKSEWCKYELDFSHFRLFDENNDAAILILLEPIEKRAIPQRFCKLRKIMNTRTYLEWPADETQHEGFWLNLRTAIKS